The Corynebacterium poyangense genome includes a window with the following:
- a CDS encoding DUF6263 family protein — MLFLVGVCGPVLLSGCESTPPPPATEQAVALTLDAPKVTVLSTGQAPKMTAAYEDKGENRSTRGVVISKGFQQKTVEAASLDDKAPSSPGGEMEKTRLDLEVDTTDPSSNEEQSRAPATRAVELRLTSEPDTGDSESTNQLSSAKGFRYGWRAQDNGQVSEVQIAAPVEATQEAREHTESLFKIISAYQVVFPTEDIGVGAQWQVETRVALDDAFLQTTTYTVKSMSGDTIELGVQVQQRPTLGALHADNHTLNVLHSTSNITGTVSVNLKTALPTSGSFGGTTRVIYGEDSSPIRIVQDSTTRLEFNSAE; from the coding sequence GTGCTGTTTCTAGTCGGTGTGTGCGGCCCGGTCTTATTAAGTGGATGTGAATCCACACCGCCACCCCCAGCTACTGAACAAGCGGTAGCTCTGACCTTGGATGCTCCTAAGGTCACGGTGCTGTCAACCGGACAAGCTCCGAAGATGACTGCAGCCTACGAGGATAAGGGGGAAAATCGCTCCACCAGGGGCGTCGTAATCAGCAAAGGATTTCAGCAAAAGACTGTTGAGGCCGCTTCCCTGGATGACAAGGCCCCCAGTTCCCCTGGTGGGGAGATGGAAAAAACTCGACTGGACCTGGAGGTGGACACCACTGATCCTAGTTCCAATGAGGAGCAATCGCGAGCCCCAGCAACCCGTGCCGTAGAACTTCGACTGACCTCTGAGCCAGATACCGGAGATTCAGAAAGCACAAATCAGCTATCCAGTGCAAAAGGATTTCGCTATGGATGGCGCGCCCAAGATAACGGCCAGGTCTCCGAGGTACAAATTGCAGCACCTGTAGAGGCCACCCAAGAAGCACGCGAGCACACCGAATCTCTGTTCAAAATCATCAGCGCCTATCAAGTGGTTTTCCCCACCGAAGATATTGGAGTGGGCGCCCAATGGCAGGTGGAAACACGAGTGGCGCTTGATGATGCGTTCCTCCAGACCACAACCTACACCGTGAAAAGCATGTCAGGAGATACCATCGAACTTGGGGTCCAGGTGCAACAGCGCCCGACTCTCGGTGCTCTTCACGCCGATAATCACACGCTGAATGTGTTGCATTCGACCAGCAATATAACCGGCACCGTAAGCGTCAATCTTAAAACTGCCCTGCCGACGTCAGGGAGCTTCGGCGGAACAACTCGCGTTATCTATGGTGAAGACTCCTCCCCCATCCGCATTGTCCAGGATTCCACAACCCGCTTAGAATTTAACTCCGCAGAATAG
- a CDS encoding ABC-F family ATP-binding cassette domain-containing protein, giving the protein MPSPLHINIDGVSFSYPTHRVLTDISFSVSAGKVTGLIGENGAGKSTLLKIISGTLTPDAGVIYTPPITGFIAQEISLPPEAPAADVIEEAVAELRAIESRIEDLSGKLDNPAAAEAFDRALAQAEESGLWDLDARIATVLSGLGLAEVSLHTPLREMSGGQRRRFALASLVLRPTDALVLDEPTNHLDDAGVDFLIGELNAYSGPVLVASHDRYFLDQVAQSLVDLDPALSPEGGDGLPIHQGTSFSGSFSHYLKAREDARHRWQERYNSQKQEKERLESRARQQESDIFHHNTSKSETKSAKKFFADRAARTQAHRVKSALNRLDVLERQAVPPPPQPLRFQGIPDTPITAVGEPIVWTRGLGVDQRLEPLSMKVQPGEQLLILGPNGAGKSTLLSVIDGKLPPDRGEIRIPEDIRIGRLNQDDYWPNLAKTPLDIVGPIIIELGLLSEAQATMPLHDLSLGQRRRVSLAQLLAQPPDLLLLDEPTNHLSLALAEELEHALDSYQGTVVLATHDRWIRKRWLEHPRARILQLEPINASLRQP; this is encoded by the coding sequence ATGCCCTCCCCACTACATATCAATATTGATGGGGTAAGTTTTTCTTACCCGACTCACCGAGTTTTAACCGATATTTCCTTTAGTGTTTCAGCAGGTAAAGTTACCGGGTTAATCGGGGAAAATGGTGCTGGAAAATCCACTCTTCTCAAAATCATTAGCGGAACACTTACCCCCGATGCCGGCGTCATTTACACCCCGCCAATTACCGGTTTCATAGCTCAAGAAATTTCTCTTCCCCCAGAAGCCCCCGCGGCTGATGTCATTGAGGAAGCCGTCGCTGAACTGAGAGCTATCGAAAGTAGAATCGAGGATCTCTCTGGGAAACTAGACAATCCAGCTGCAGCGGAGGCGTTTGATCGTGCCTTAGCCCAGGCGGAAGAATCTGGGTTATGGGATCTTGATGCCAGGATCGCCACTGTCTTATCTGGTCTTGGTTTAGCTGAGGTATCGCTACATACCCCGCTGAGAGAAATGTCAGGCGGTCAACGCCGACGTTTTGCTTTGGCGTCACTCGTTCTTCGACCCACCGATGCTTTGGTCCTCGATGAACCTACCAATCATCTCGACGATGCCGGGGTGGATTTTCTTATCGGAGAACTTAACGCCTACTCTGGCCCAGTCCTCGTAGCAAGCCATGACCGCTACTTTTTGGATCAAGTAGCCCAATCTCTTGTCGATTTAGACCCGGCATTAAGCCCCGAAGGCGGAGACGGGCTCCCGATCCACCAGGGAACCTCATTTTCTGGTTCTTTTTCTCACTATTTAAAAGCCCGAGAAGATGCTCGACACCGCTGGCAAGAACGATATAACTCGCAGAAGCAGGAAAAAGAACGGCTCGAATCTCGGGCGCGCCAGCAAGAAAGCGATATTTTTCACCACAACACATCGAAGAGTGAAACGAAGTCGGCCAAGAAATTCTTTGCGGACCGAGCAGCAAGAACTCAGGCGCACCGAGTTAAAAGTGCGCTAAATAGGTTGGACGTTCTTGAGCGGCAGGCGGTACCGCCGCCACCCCAACCACTGCGGTTTCAGGGAATACCTGATACCCCCATCACTGCGGTAGGTGAACCGATTGTATGGACCCGGGGGCTGGGCGTAGACCAACGACTAGAACCGCTATCAATGAAGGTTCAACCCGGAGAACAACTGCTAATCCTTGGCCCCAATGGGGCGGGAAAATCTACTCTGCTCAGCGTCATCGACGGGAAACTACCGCCAGATCGAGGGGAAATCCGAATTCCTGAGGATATCCGCATCGGACGGCTCAACCAAGATGATTATTGGCCTAATCTTGCCAAAACTCCGCTTGACATCGTCGGACCTATCATTATTGAATTGGGACTCCTGAGCGAAGCCCAAGCCACGATGCCGCTCCACGACTTGTCTTTGGGGCAACGCCGCCGAGTTTCTTTGGCACAGTTATTAGCCCAGCCACCGGATTTATTATTGCTCGACGAACCTACCAACCATCTATCCTTGGCGCTCGCTGAGGAATTAGAACATGCGTTGGATTCTTACCAGGGCACTGTTGTACTCGCCACCCATGATCGCTGGATTAGAAAAAGATGGCTGGAGCATCCGCGAGCACGGATACTCCAGCTAGAACCAATCAACGCTTCGCTACGGCAACCTTAG
- a CDS encoding DNA polymerase IV, with translation MSRWVLHIDMDAFFASCEQLTRPTLRGRPVLVGGRGGRGVVAGASYEARKYGARSAMPMLRARALVGSQAVVVQPRKEVYRLASRRVFDILRREVGLVEQLSIDEGYIEPAELVGWDAHEVEKWANNLRAQIREETGLPSSIGAGSGKQSAKIASGLAKPDGTRVIPAQLHDEILGPLPVGKLWGVGPMTQAKLRSLGVSTIADLAALSRREIISTLGSTIGPGLWDLARGIDDRPVAPRAVAKQVSTEHTYPEDLTTHNQVDAAVLRAGKGAHRRLKDDGRGARTISVKLRMSDFRIESRSVTLPYATDDVDTLLAMAKTLIRYPDEVGPIRLVGVSFSGLEEARQDVLFPELDRHMPRRVFQDTDWEIGVRSTPEEKAAAEARLEIQETQHDTWFPTQDVTHPVFGHGWIQGVGHGVISVRFETRTTGPGKTRTFTEDDPELRPGDPIESLDWHNWMKTQEN, from the coding sequence ATGTCTCGCTGGGTGCTGCACATTGATATGGACGCGTTTTTTGCGTCGTGTGAGCAGCTGACTCGCCCCACTCTTCGAGGTCGCCCCGTGCTAGTCGGTGGACGCGGAGGGCGAGGCGTCGTGGCCGGAGCTTCCTACGAAGCCCGCAAATATGGTGCCCGCTCTGCGATGCCCATGCTTCGAGCTCGAGCCTTAGTCGGTAGCCAGGCGGTAGTGGTCCAACCTCGCAAGGAGGTGTATCGTCTTGCGTCCCGTCGGGTTTTTGACATCCTTCGCAGAGAAGTCGGTCTAGTTGAGCAGCTCAGTATCGACGAAGGATATATAGAGCCCGCGGAGCTTGTGGGATGGGATGCTCACGAGGTGGAGAAATGGGCCAATAACCTCAGAGCACAAATCCGTGAGGAAACCGGGCTACCTTCTTCTATTGGTGCAGGATCAGGAAAGCAATCGGCGAAAATCGCATCGGGATTAGCAAAACCGGATGGGACGAGGGTAATTCCAGCGCAGCTTCATGACGAAATTTTAGGGCCGTTGCCGGTGGGGAAGCTGTGGGGGGTGGGTCCTATGACTCAGGCGAAACTTCGGAGTCTAGGAGTTAGCACCATCGCTGATCTTGCTGCGTTAAGCCGTCGTGAGATTATCTCCACCTTGGGAAGCACTATTGGCCCAGGGCTATGGGATTTAGCCCGAGGTATTGATGACCGACCAGTTGCACCACGTGCCGTTGCTAAACAGGTATCGACAGAGCACACCTATCCTGAGGACCTCACCACGCATAACCAGGTCGATGCAGCAGTCCTCCGTGCCGGGAAAGGGGCACATCGCCGGCTAAAGGACGATGGTCGCGGTGCACGAACCATTTCGGTGAAGCTAAGAATGTCGGATTTTCGGATCGAGTCTCGGTCAGTAACTTTGCCCTATGCCACCGATGATGTCGACACTCTCCTCGCTATGGCCAAAACCCTTATTCGCTACCCAGATGAAGTCGGGCCCATCCGTCTTGTGGGAGTCAGTTTCTCTGGCCTGGAGGAAGCTCGACAGGATGTTCTCTTCCCTGAGCTTGATCGGCATATGCCGCGTCGCGTATTTCAGGACACTGATTGGGAAATAGGGGTTCGCAGTACTCCGGAAGAAAAAGCAGCGGCTGAAGCTCGCTTGGAGATTCAGGAAACACAGCACGACACATGGTTTCCTACTCAAGATGTCACCCATCCGGTGTTTGGACATGGCTGGATCCAGGGGGTCGGACATGGGGTGATCTCGGTGCGGTTTGAAACGAGAACCACAGGACCTGGGAAAACTCGCACCTTTACTGAGGATGATCCGGAGCTGCGTCCTGGAGATCCCATTGAAAGTTTAGATTGGCATAACTGGATGAAAACCCAAGAAAACTAG
- the ileS gene encoding isoleucine--tRNA ligase has product MSDKVGGVYPKVDVTGGSTRFPDMEREVLKYWERDNTFQESLTQREGADEFIFYDGPPFANGLPHYGHLLTGYVKDIIPRFQTMRGKLVPRVFGWDTHGLPAELEAEKQLGIKDKGQVEDMGLATFNEYCAESVLRYTEEWKEYVTRQARWVDFENGYKTMDLDFMESVMWAFKTLYDKGLIYQGFRVLPYSWAEHTPLSNQETRLDDSYKMRQDPTLTVTFPITGAEKNSPASAALDQYPELAEAAALAWTTTPWTLPSNLALAVNPGVDYALVKVGEDTTVPEFRGQLFLLADSLRGEYTAELGKDHEVVAQIPGKDLEGLCYQPIFDFFADHPHAFRVLVADYVTTEDGTGIVHQAPAFGEDDMNTCGANGIEPVIPVNMDGQFTSQVSPYEGQLVFDANRNIIKDLKAASRVVRHRTIEHSYPHSWRSGEPLIYMALPSWFVAVTKFRDRMVELNREEVEWIPVHIRDGQFGKWLEGARDWNISRNRYWGSPIPVWVSDSEEYPRVDVYGSLDELERDFGVRPHSLHRPYIDELTRPNPDDPTGKSTMRRVPEVLDCWFESGSMPFAQKHYPFENRDWFETHSPADFIVEYSGQTRGWFYTMHVLATALFDRPAYSRVVAHGIVLGDDGLKMSKSKGNYPDVNEVFDRDGSDAMRWFLMSSPILRGGNLIVTEQGIREGVRQALLPMWNAYTFLQLYSAREATWSTDSPEVLDRYILAKLHNVVKVVGDSLEAMDIASACDEVRRFCDVLTNWYVRRSRDRFWEGEQENAYAFNTLFTVLETLTRVTAPLLPYVSEVIWRGLTGGRSVHLTEFPHAEDFPADDELVATMDAVRAACSAASSVRKAHKLRNRLPLPRLTIALPGVNKLADFADIIRDEVNVKDVVLTDDVDSVGTFEVVVNARVAGPRLGKDVQTAIKAVKSGNYNREGDKVNAGGVVLEPDEFSERLVAADPESTAQIVGLDGLVVLDMNVDEALEAEGWAADVIRGIQDARKAAGLEVSDRIAVVLYVPEDKAEWARRHAELIAGETLAVEFKVSTDQPDSGDTGVYQVIQGVQVHLAKTELSS; this is encoded by the coding sequence TTGAGCGATAAAGTTGGCGGAGTTTATCCCAAAGTTGATGTGACCGGGGGGTCAACCCGATTTCCTGATATGGAACGTGAAGTTCTGAAATACTGGGAGCGCGATAACACTTTCCAGGAGTCTCTCACGCAACGGGAGGGGGCAGATGAATTTATCTTCTATGATGGCCCTCCTTTTGCTAACGGGCTGCCTCACTACGGGCACCTGTTGACTGGTTACGTAAAAGACATCATCCCTCGTTTCCAAACCATGCGTGGGAAATTAGTACCCAGGGTCTTTGGTTGGGATACTCACGGTTTACCTGCTGAATTAGAAGCTGAAAAGCAACTCGGGATTAAAGATAAAGGCCAAGTCGAAGACATGGGTTTGGCCACCTTCAATGAGTATTGCGCTGAATCAGTTTTGCGCTATACCGAGGAATGGAAGGAATATGTCACCCGGCAGGCCCGGTGGGTGGATTTCGAGAATGGCTATAAGACCATGGATCTGGATTTCATGGAATCAGTCATGTGGGCCTTTAAAACTCTCTATGACAAGGGTTTGATCTACCAAGGATTCCGGGTTCTACCGTATTCCTGGGCGGAACACACTCCCTTATCCAACCAGGAAACCCGGTTGGATGATAGCTATAAGATGCGCCAGGACCCTACGCTGACAGTGACGTTCCCGATCACTGGAGCTGAGAAAAACTCTCCTGCTAGCGCAGCTTTAGATCAGTATCCGGAATTAGCTGAGGCGGCTGCTCTGGCCTGGACGACGACGCCGTGGACGTTGCCGTCAAACCTGGCTTTGGCTGTCAACCCGGGCGTCGACTATGCCTTAGTAAAAGTCGGCGAGGACACCACTGTTCCGGAATTTCGTGGCCAGCTTTTCCTGTTAGCGGATTCTCTCCGTGGGGAATACACCGCGGAATTAGGTAAGGACCATGAGGTTGTGGCACAGATCCCTGGAAAGGATCTTGAAGGGTTGTGCTATCAGCCAATCTTCGATTTCTTTGCGGATCATCCTCATGCTTTCCGGGTCCTCGTTGCTGACTATGTCACCACTGAGGACGGCACCGGCATAGTGCACCAAGCACCGGCATTCGGTGAAGATGATATGAACACCTGCGGTGCAAACGGCATTGAACCTGTCATTCCGGTCAATATGGATGGGCAATTCACCAGTCAGGTTTCTCCCTACGAAGGCCAGCTTGTCTTTGACGCTAATCGAAACATCATCAAAGACCTTAAAGCGGCCTCCCGGGTGGTGCGGCATCGGACCATCGAACACTCCTATCCACATTCCTGGCGGTCTGGAGAGCCGCTGATCTATATGGCTTTGCCTAGTTGGTTCGTCGCAGTCACCAAGTTCAGAGATCGAATGGTGGAGCTCAATAGGGAAGAGGTGGAATGGATTCCAGTTCATATCCGCGACGGGCAATTCGGGAAATGGCTGGAAGGTGCCCGCGATTGGAATATCTCCCGTAACCGCTACTGGGGTTCACCCATTCCAGTGTGGGTTTCTGACTCGGAGGAATATCCCCGAGTAGATGTTTATGGATCCTTGGATGAACTAGAGCGCGATTTCGGCGTACGGCCGCACAGTTTGCACCGGCCCTACATTGATGAGCTCACTCGTCCTAACCCTGATGATCCCACCGGAAAGTCCACCATGCGTCGGGTGCCGGAGGTGTTGGACTGCTGGTTTGAATCAGGCTCAATGCCCTTTGCGCAAAAGCATTATCCGTTTGAGAATCGGGACTGGTTTGAAACCCACTCTCCAGCAGATTTCATTGTGGAATACTCTGGGCAAACCCGTGGGTGGTTTTATACCATGCATGTGCTCGCCACAGCCCTATTTGACCGCCCGGCTTATTCGCGAGTGGTCGCACACGGCATCGTCCTTGGTGATGATGGACTAAAGATGTCTAAGTCTAAGGGCAACTACCCTGACGTCAATGAGGTTTTTGACCGAGACGGCTCAGATGCCATGCGCTGGTTCCTGATGTCATCTCCGATCCTTCGTGGCGGGAACCTTATCGTCACCGAACAAGGGATTAGGGAAGGGGTTCGCCAAGCTCTCTTGCCCATGTGGAATGCCTACACTTTCCTTCAGCTTTATTCTGCGCGTGAGGCAACCTGGTCCACGGATTCTCCTGAGGTGTTGGACCGCTATATTCTTGCCAAACTTCACAACGTGGTGAAGGTTGTGGGAGACAGTCTCGAGGCGATGGACATTGCATCGGCGTGTGATGAGGTTCGACGTTTCTGCGATGTCCTGACCAACTGGTATGTGCGTCGATCTCGAGATCGGTTCTGGGAGGGTGAGCAGGAGAACGCTTACGCTTTTAATACCCTCTTTACCGTGCTCGAAACCCTGACTAGGGTGACAGCTCCGCTCTTGCCCTATGTGTCCGAGGTAATTTGGCGGGGGCTTACCGGAGGTCGGTCTGTGCACTTGACCGAATTCCCTCATGCGGAGGATTTCCCTGCTGATGATGAGCTGGTTGCCACCATGGATGCGGTGCGAGCAGCGTGTTCTGCGGCTTCCTCGGTGCGTAAGGCGCATAAACTCCGTAACCGGTTACCCCTTCCCCGGTTAACCATCGCCCTGCCGGGAGTCAACAAGCTGGCCGATTTCGCGGATATCATCCGGGATGAGGTGAATGTCAAAGACGTCGTGCTCACCGACGACGTGGATTCTGTCGGCACCTTTGAGGTGGTCGTGAATGCTCGGGTGGCTGGTCCTCGCTTAGGTAAAGATGTTCAAACCGCCATCAAAGCGGTGAAGTCAGGCAACTATAACCGGGAAGGGGACAAGGTTAACGCCGGCGGTGTGGTATTAGAACCGGATGAATTTAGTGAACGTCTAGTAGCTGCGGACCCTGAATCTACCGCCCAGATTGTTGGCCTGGATGGCTTGGTGGTGCTTGACATGAATGTCGATGAGGCGCTAGAAGCAGAGGGCTGGGCAGCGGATGTTATCCGTGGGATTCAAGATGCTCGCAAAGCCGCCGGTTTAGAGGTTTCGGATCGGATCGCTGTTGTCCTCTATGTTCCTGAGGACAAGGCTGAATGGGCGCGACGCCATGCTGAGCTAATTGCCGGCGAAACCTTGGCCGTGGAGTTTAAGGTATCCACCGACCAGCCGGATTCGGGTGATACTGGCGTTTACCAGGTTATCCAAGGAGTACAGGTCCACTTAGCGAAAACAGAGTTATCTAGCTAG
- the wag31 gene encoding DivIVA-like cell division protein Wag31, with amino-acid sequence MALTPADVHNVAFSKPPIGKRGYSEDEVDQFLDLVEDTLGQLQDENDELRQRAEELEAELNDARKSGAGAATAAAARSSAQDEQALRSKIEAELRGNYEKQLAEARSQAQKAEAAAREAQQQAEKARAEADKVRSEKPAAAVSQPQQAAPSAASGLATADTHMQAAKVLGLAQEMADRLTSDAQAESTSMIEEARAAAEKQLAEADSRSRSVVSQAEQRAEKTVSDANARAEVQVRNAEEKAAALQADAERKHSEIMATVKRQQSALENRISELRTFEREYRTRLRTLLETQLEELDARGSAAPDGRTETKTN; translated from the coding sequence ATGGCGCTGACACCAGCAGATGTGCACAATGTGGCTTTCAGCAAGCCGCCGATCGGCAAGCGGGGCTATAGCGAGGATGAGGTAGACCAATTCCTTGATCTCGTTGAAGACACCCTAGGCCAGCTCCAAGATGAAAATGATGAGCTGCGTCAGCGTGCTGAGGAGCTGGAGGCTGAATTAAACGACGCTCGCAAGTCGGGTGCTGGTGCCGCCACAGCCGCGGCCGCACGTAGCAGTGCCCAGGATGAGCAAGCTCTGCGTAGCAAGATTGAAGCTGAGCTACGTGGAAACTATGAGAAGCAATTAGCTGAGGCTCGCTCCCAGGCGCAGAAGGCGGAAGCTGCTGCTCGCGAAGCTCAACAGCAAGCTGAGAAGGCTCGTGCTGAAGCAGATAAGGTTCGCTCTGAGAAGCCGGCCGCCGCTGTTAGCCAGCCGCAGCAGGCTGCTCCTTCGGCTGCTTCTGGACTGGCTACTGCGGATACTCACATGCAGGCCGCTAAGGTACTGGGCTTGGCACAAGAGATGGCTGACCGGCTTACCTCCGATGCTCAGGCTGAGTCCACCTCGATGATCGAGGAAGCTCGTGCCGCCGCTGAAAAGCAGCTGGCTGAGGCGGATAGTCGCTCCCGTAGTGTTGTTTCTCAGGCAGAACAGCGCGCTGAGAAGACGGTTTCTGATGCTAATGCTCGGGCCGAAGTCCAGGTTCGTAACGCTGAAGAAAAAGCGGCAGCGTTGCAAGCCGATGCAGAGCGGAAGCACTCTGAAATCATGGCTACTGTTAAGCGTCAGCAAAGCGCCCTGGAGAACCGTATTAGCGAGCTGCGGACCTTTGAACGCGAATACCGGACCCGGTTGCGTACCCTGCTGGAAACCCAGCTGGAAGAACTGGATGCCCGTGGCAGCGCCGCTCCGGATGGTCGTACCGAAACCAAGACCAACTAA
- a CDS encoding YggT family protein yields the protein MTNVGLILLFLIRVYLYLVIGRVLVEMIFSFSRNPQPPRWFIRLAEPILFMTTDPPLKLLRRIIPPVRMGNIALDVAVLVLFFLLMILQMLVGGLLIK from the coding sequence GTGACTAACGTTGGCTTGATTCTGTTGTTTCTGATCCGGGTGTATCTCTATTTGGTCATTGGTCGGGTCCTGGTGGAAATGATTTTTAGCTTTTCGCGTAATCCTCAGCCACCTCGCTGGTTTATCCGTTTAGCTGAACCGATTCTCTTTATGACAACCGATCCTCCCCTAAAGCTCCTGAGAAGAATTATTCCGCCAGTACGGATGGGCAATATTGCACTCGACGTAGCGGTACTTGTTTTATTCTTCTTGTTGATGATTCTGCAGATGCTAGTGGGTGGATTGCTGATTAAGTGA
- a CDS encoding cell division protein SepF yields the protein MSFIQSTKEFFGLGPAPVDVDDAYYDDEPDYRRSDDPMNYDSRREREYDAPRVAEPRRYTPSVLAMELHSYTEASRIGEPFRDGDAIVFDLTRMEHGEARRVIDFAAGLCFGLRGQMKKLDRLVFAIIPEGATVSTYELDRALRLR from the coding sequence ATGTCTTTCATCCAGAGCACCAAGGAATTCTTTGGGCTTGGTCCTGCTCCGGTCGATGTTGATGATGCTTATTACGATGATGAGCCGGATTACCGTCGGTCAGACGATCCGATGAATTATGATTCCCGCCGGGAGCGCGAGTATGACGCTCCTCGGGTGGCCGAGCCGCGTCGCTATACTCCCTCGGTGTTAGCTATGGAGCTGCACAGCTACACCGAAGCGTCCCGCATTGGGGAACCGTTCCGCGATGGCGATGCCATTGTTTTTGATCTCACTCGGATGGAACACGGAGAGGCCCGTCGAGTCATTGATTTCGCCGCTGGGCTGTGCTTTGGTTTACGTGGTCAGATGAAGAAACTGGATCGCCTGGTTTTTGCTATCATTCCCGAAGGTGCGACAGTCTCTACCTATGAGCTGGATCGCGCTCTGCGCCTGCGTTAG
- a CDS encoding YggS family pyridoxal phosphate-dependent enzyme, whose product MSRYEEIEQGLRAVQAQIARACQQAGRDIDSVTLLPVTKFHPVSDIAILQQLGITEVGENREQEARKKASELPSLRFSMIGHIQSKKCNAVARWADSVHSLDSLKLVEGLDRGVQRAIDAGERSENHTELNCFVQWSADGDTSRGGAPTTDLRYLAEAIMQTSHLKLSGLMVVPPREVPARSVFDQAQQLRMELAEEFHQDLQLSAGMSADLDDAIAAGSNIVRVGTAILGQRPLA is encoded by the coding sequence ATGAGTCGATATGAAGAAATTGAGCAAGGACTACGGGCTGTCCAAGCGCAAATAGCAAGGGCCTGCCAGCAGGCTGGGCGTGACATTGACAGTGTGACGTTACTACCAGTAACGAAGTTCCACCCCGTCAGCGACATTGCAATTCTCCAGCAGCTGGGGATCACTGAGGTAGGGGAGAATCGGGAACAAGAAGCGCGGAAAAAAGCCAGCGAACTTCCGAGCTTGCGTTTCTCCATGATTGGTCACATCCAATCAAAGAAGTGCAACGCTGTAGCCCGTTGGGCAGATAGCGTCCACAGTCTTGACTCGCTTAAACTCGTTGAGGGTTTAGATCGCGGAGTTCAGCGTGCCATTGATGCTGGCGAGCGCTCGGAAAATCACACCGAGTTAAACTGTTTCGTGCAATGGAGCGCGGACGGTGACACCAGCCGTGGCGGAGCGCCAACAACTGATCTGCGGTATCTTGCCGAAGCTATTATGCAGACGTCTCATCTGAAACTTTCTGGGTTGATGGTTGTGCCTCCTCGTGAGGTGCCCGCCAGATCCGTTTTTGATCAAGCCCAGCAACTGCGGATGGAGTTGGCTGAAGAATTTCACCAAGACCTACAACTATCAGCCGGAATGAGCGCAGATCTCGATGACGCAATTGCGGCAGGTTCAAATATTGTGCGTGTCGGTACAGCTATTCTTGGACAACGGCCGCTAGCCTGA
- the pgeF gene encoding peptidoglycan editing factor PgeF, translating to MSSVDPCSRPVRKVFTHRAGGVSAAPYDSFNLGDHVGDDPEAVRANRARLAAVLGLEPGQLVWMEQLHTNRISVVEEAQETPVAATDGIVTTQRGLALCVMVADCVPVLLSDHEAGVIAAVHAGRPGARNGIVKNAIECMCQLGARPEDVHALLGPAASGENYEVPEALAADVEQHLPGSRCTTRRGTPGLDIRAGLVHQLAHMGVRAIDVDPRCTIADHQFFSYRREKTTGRQVGVVWLPE from the coding sequence ATGAGCTCGGTTGATCCGTGCAGCCGCCCCGTCCGCAAGGTTTTTACTCATCGTGCGGGCGGGGTTTCCGCTGCCCCCTATGATTCTTTTAATTTAGGCGACCACGTTGGTGATGACCCTGAAGCAGTTCGCGCTAATCGTGCTCGTCTCGCCGCGGTTCTTGGACTGGAACCAGGACAGTTGGTGTGGATGGAACAACTCCACACCAACCGGATCAGCGTGGTAGAAGAAGCCCAGGAAACTCCGGTAGCGGCCACAGATGGAATCGTGACTACCCAACGGGGGTTAGCGCTGTGCGTCATGGTGGCCGACTGCGTCCCTGTGTTGTTGTCTGATCATGAGGCTGGAGTTATCGCCGCTGTCCATGCTGGACGGCCAGGCGCTCGAAATGGCATTGTGAAAAACGCTATTGAGTGCATGTGTCAGCTAGGGGCCCGGCCGGAGGATGTTCATGCTTTGCTCGGCCCAGCTGCTTCAGGGGAAAACTATGAAGTGCCCGAGGCACTGGCTGCTGACGTCGAACAACACCTGCCAGGATCCAGGTGCACGACGCGGCGCGGAACACCCGGATTAGATATTCGAGCTGGGTTAGTCCATCAATTAGCCCACATGGGAGTGCGAGCCATTGATGTCGATCCCCGATGCACCATCGCTGATCATCAGTTCTTCTCCTATCGCCGAGAAAAAACCACTGGTCGGCAAGTAGGTGTGGTGTGGTTACCGGAGTAA